A genomic window from Pyruvatibacter sp. includes:
- the msrB gene encoding peptide-methionine (R)-S-oxide reductase MsrB — MADATRALWTTSSTRTKVRKSDAEWQAQLTPEQFHVTRKAGTERAFTGPNWDQKASGTYACVCCKQPLFDAATKYDSGTGWPSFYAPVAEDVVEYHADKSLFSTRTEVVCSNCDAHLGHVFPDGPQPTGFRYCMNGMAMEFTPDGSSTSDD; from the coding sequence ATGGCTGACGCAACGCGCGCCCTTTGGACCACCAGCAGCACGCGCACGAAAGTGCGAAAATCGGATGCTGAATGGCAGGCGCAGCTTACTCCCGAACAGTTTCATGTCACCCGCAAGGCAGGCACGGAGCGCGCGTTCACCGGCCCCAACTGGGACCAGAAAGCGTCCGGCACCTATGCGTGCGTGTGCTGCAAGCAGCCGTTGTTTGATGCGGCCACCAAATATGACAGCGGCACCGGATGGCCGAGTTTTTATGCACCCGTTGCCGAAGATGTCGTTGAGTATCACGCGGATAAATCATTGTTCTCCACACGGACGGAAGTTGTGTGTTCAAACTGTGATGCGCATCTGGGGCATGTGTTTCCCGACGGGCCACAGCCCACGGGTTTTCGCTATTGCATGAATGGCATGGCGATGGAGTTTACCCCGGATGGCTCATCGACCTCCGATGACTGA